AATCAACATTGAATCAGGTTCTTCCAAATCGGAGCCTGCAAGTAACCGTGGCAGAAAGCCCAACAAAGGTCCACCAGCTTGCAAGAAGCAACCCCAAAGAGGTATGGGTGTAGCTAAGCTAGAGAACCTAAGGTTCCAAGAACGATTGAAGCAGATGAAGGAAACCCAACTCGAGTCTTTTAATGTTCAATCCGCTCAGTCTATAGTGCCCGATCCGATTCACAGTGTTCCGATAAGTAAGCTGGCAGTTATGGTGTACCCATGTTTAATGGTGGTGGGTTTTGGGTTTTGACCAGGGTCTACTGGTTAAACGGATTGGGAATGGTGGGTTTGCTGAGTTGGAAATGATAGTCCTGGTTCGGTCAGTTCTTGGTGAATCCGTTTTTAGAGCTCCAGATATGAGTGTTCGTGGTGGGACTACTGCTGCTGTGTTAGGGACCTCGAAAGAGCTCTCTTCAATGCCAAAGCTGATGCAGCATCACGAGCACAGTCCCTCTGATGTCTGCTTTAAGGTTTGTGTTTGAGGcttttcttcttattcttcttcttcctctcgggAGGCGATGGGCGCTCAATGAAATGAGTCCTTTCTGTTTGTTTCCGcagaaattatatataaaaaagaaaatggaaggaAAACAACATTAATTTTGTGTTGCTCAAGCCTCAAACTTAACCATGTCATATTCACTATTGCCGTATTCTCGATTGAGTCTGAGAGATCTCTGTTCTCCCATATTTTTAAATACCTTTTCCAATCCTTATGTCTATATTGCTCCTTTTTGTACAATTTTTTTTGGATATACTCGTGTGTCAGATTCCTCTGGTGCCTGCCTAATTAATGTTTGACAGTTTCAGTGGTTTCTGTTTGGCTTCCCAGAAAGTGAGGaaagtataataaaataaaagttttgaGTTTTCATTCTTCTTTCCTAAATAGATCTCAATTCTTAAACAAAGTAAGCCACATGGGTGGTTTTACGTACCAGACTGATCACTTGAGGGTTCTTTCATGTCCCGAATGAAAAAGCCTCAGCATTTCTGGTTAAGTTATTATGTCTTTTATCTATATATTCTTCATGGATATATAGATTTTATCGTTATAATATTTGCTATCAATTGCTAATGTAAATCAATATTTGTCGCAGAAGAAGAGATTCAATGAGGAGAATATAGGATATAATAACGGAATGAGAGAAAAGTTTGCAGAGATATCATCAACAATCAATGGTTCTGATTTTCTGGGACTGAATCCTGAAAATCACATCGACCTTAATGATCAAATGGGGGGATTTAGTACCAGAGCTGCAAGAAGTGCCTTGTACGCCAGTCATAACGACAGTGAGGTAAATATAATAGCCCAagcaaataatttttattttctctttgcgACTTTCACTGATGaatgttaattaatttgtttGGTTTATGTGGGTTTTGCAGGGTGTAGAGGTAGTGGCAATCCACAGGAAGGGAAACCCAACGAGTGGAAGTGTGTTGATGGAATATGAGTTTTTCCCAGGAAAAAAAAGTGGGAAAAGCAGTACGCGTTTCGAGGAAATGGAATTTCCTGCAGAAGCTTCAGTTGCATTAGCGGGAGGTGGTGAAGCTTCCTGTGTTACAACTTCTGATTACAGTGGTTGCAGTGCATCTAATGCTGCTTCTAATTCTGTTGATTTGTCCCTCAAGCTTTCATATTAGAGACAAAGAGCAATGTCTGTTTTGGTGCTTTTTGATATCCGTGTCACTGTGTGTGTGTGATTACCCTATACCCTATAAACCCAAACCTTTTGTCTTCCATTTTGTCCTGGAACTGATACACCTACCAAAGGGGTGCACCATATATGCTTTCTCTCTTCAAGATTGTCAGAACTGCTTAGCTTTTTGTAGTCTTACCATTGTTTCGCTTATAATCTATATCTTACTCTTCTAaatctctattaattatttaTCACTAAGCTAGAGTTACTCTTATCAAGTGTTCATAGAATCTACAGGATGAGTAGCTATCTATATAGATATCATATTTATGTAAATATTTCCAGATCCGACAAGTAACAAAACTTTTGGCTACCCATGTTTGGTGCTGTACCAGTAACAAATATACGAAAAGAATTTTTAGCTGGATGCATCAAATTAATGTTGTTTTTCTTGTTTGTACATACTTTTGAAATGCTGTAACTGTAATCTTGCCCCATAGCATTAATCACAGTAACTATATAGTACTCTGCTACTTGCCTTGTACTATGcttatcaaaagaaaaaaaaaaaatcactctgCGTATAGCTTGTCATGCATTAGGTTGTTTAAACCTaatatcagcataaaaataagatagcaaacatgaaaatttattatgaagatgagaaataataataatataacaagaaattaatCTGTACTACCTTACGTAGAAACAACTCTttgcctttatatatatatatatatatatatatacacttcaaGAGCTTTTGGTGTGTGGCACAAACCACAAACTCTCCGTCACTTCGTTTTTGGGTAGAATTTAAATAGACAGAAGGATTTGTGGTTTCTGTTATAGAACAAACACATCTAGTGGGGCTGAAACACAGAGAGCATCTCTCTTACTGTTTATGGGAGTCAAGCAAACTTTTATGGAGGCTTTAAGA
The Hevea brasiliensis isolate MT/VB/25A 57/8 chromosome 15, ASM3005281v1, whole genome shotgun sequence genome window above contains:
- the LOC110653293 gene encoding uncharacterized protein LOC110653293, whose protein sequence is MAASLPFFLMEQNQGPTKINIESGSSKSEPASNRGRKPNKGPPACKKQPQRGMGVAKLENLRFQERLKQMKETQLESFNGLLVKRIGNGGFAELEMIVLVRSVLGESVFRAPDMSVRGGTTAAVLGTSKELSSMPKLMQHHEHSPSDVCFKKKRFNEENIGYNNGMREKFAEISSTINGSDFLGLNPENHIDLNDQMGGFSTRAARSALYASHNDSEGVEVVAIHRKGNPTSGSVLMEYEFFPGKKSGKSSTRFEEMEFPAEASVALAGGGEASCVTTSDYSGCSASNAASNSVDLSLKLSY